In Mastomys coucha isolate ucsf_1 unplaced genomic scaffold, UCSF_Mcou_1 pScaffold5, whole genome shotgun sequence, one genomic interval encodes:
- the LOC116077501 gene encoding keratin-associated protein 4-2-like isoform X2, which translates to MVSSCCGSVCSEEGCGQGCCQPSCCQTTCCRTTCCRPSCCQTTCCQPSCCVSSCCRPQCCQSVCCQPTCCRPSCCISSCCRPSCCRPSCCVSSCCRPQCCQSVCCQPTCCRPSCCQPTCCRPCCGSSSCCGSSCCRPTCCISSCCRPSCCRPSCCVSSCCRPTCCISSCCRPTCCQTTCCRTTCCRPACSSGSCC; encoded by the exons ATGGTCAGCTCCTGTTGTGGCTCTGTCTGCTCTGAGGAGGGCTGTGGCCAAGgctgctgccagcccagctgctgCCAGACCACCTGCTGCAGGACCACCTGCTGCAGGCCCAGCTGCTGTCAGACCACCTGCTGCCAGCCtagctgctgtgtgtccagctgctgcAGGCCCCAATGCTGCCAGTCTGTGTGCTGCCAGCCCACTTGCTGCCGTCCTAGCTGCTGCATTTCTAGCTGCTGCAG GCCTTCTTGCTGCCGCCCCAGTtgctgtgtgtccagctgctgcAGGCCCCAGTGCTGCCAGTCTGTGTGCTGCCAGCCCACCTGCTGCCGCCCCAGCTGCTGCCAGCCCACCTGCTGCCGCCCCTGCTGTGGTAGTTCTAGCTGTTGTGGATCTAGCTGCTGCCGCCCCACCTGTTGTATTTCCAGTTGCTGCCGCCCCAGCTGCTGCAGgcccagctgctgtgtgtccagctgctgcCGCCCCACCTGCTGCATTTCTAGCTGCTGCCGCCCCACCTGTTGCCAGACCACCTGCTGCAGGACCACCTGTTGCCGCCCAGCATGCTCTAGTGGTTCTTGCTGCTGA
- the LOC116077501 gene encoding keratin-associated protein 4-2-like isoform X3, translating to MVSSCCGSVCSEEGCGQGCCQPSCCQTTCCRTTCCRPSCCQTTCCQPSCCVSSCCRPQCCQSVCCQPTCCRPSCCISSCCRPSCCRPSCCVSSCCRPQCCQSVCCQPTCCRPSCCQPTCCRPCCGSSSCCVSSCCRPTCCISSCCRPTCCQTTCCRTTCCRPACSSGSCC from the exons ATGGTCAGCTCCTGTTGTGGCTCTGTCTGCTCTGAGGAGGGCTGTGGCCAAGgctgctgccagcccagctgctgCCAGACCACCTGCTGCAGGACCACCTGCTGCAGGCCCAGCTGCTGTCAGACCACCTGCTGCCAGCCtagctgctgtgtgtccagctgctgcAGGCCCCAATGCTGCCAGTCTGTGTGCTGCCAGCCCACTTGCTGCCGTCCTAGCTGCTGCATTTCTAGCTGCTGCAG GCCTTCTTGCTGCCGCCCCAGTtgctgtgtgtccagctgctgcAGGCCCCAGTGCTGCCAGTCTGTGTGCTGCCAGCCCACCTGCTGCCGCCCCAGCTGCTGCCAGCCCACCTGCTGCCGCCCCTGCTGTGGTAGTT ccagctgctgtgtgtccagctgctgcCGCCCCACCTGCTGCATTTCTAGCTGCTGCCGCCCCACCTGTTGCCAGACCACCTGCTGCAGGACCACCTGTTGCCGCCCAGCATGCTCTAGTGGTTCTTGCTGCTGA
- the LOC116077501 gene encoding keratin-associated protein 4-2-like isoform X1 — MVSSCCGSVCSEEGCGQGCCQPSCCQTTCCRTTCCRPSCCQTTCCQPSCCVSSCCRPQCCQSVCCQPTCCRPSCCISSCCRPSCCRPTCCISSCCRPSCCRPSCCVSSCCRPQCCQSVCCQPTCCRPSCCQPTCCRPCCGSSSCCGSSCCRPTCCISSCCRPSCCRPSCCVSSCCRPTCCISSCCRPTCCQTTCCRTTCCRPACSSGSCC; from the coding sequence ATGGTCAGCTCCTGTTGTGGCTCTGTCTGCTCTGAGGAGGGCTGTGGCCAAGgctgctgccagcccagctgctgCCAGACCACCTGCTGCAGGACCACCTGCTGCAGGCCCAGCTGCTGTCAGACCACCTGCTGCCAGCCtagctgctgtgtgtccagctgctgcAGGCCCCAATGCTGCCAGTCTGTGTGCTGCCAGCCCACTTGCTGCCGTCCTAGCTGCTGCATTTCTAGCTGCTGCAGGCCCAGCTGCTGCCGCCCAACCTGTTGCATTTCTAGCTGCTGCAGGCCTTCTTGCTGCCGCCCCAGTtgctgtgtgtccagctgctgcAGGCCCCAGTGCTGCCAGTCTGTGTGCTGCCAGCCCACCTGCTGCCGCCCCAGCTGCTGCCAGCCCACCTGCTGCCGCCCCTGCTGTGGTAGTTCTAGCTGTTGTGGATCTAGCTGCTGCCGCCCCACCTGTTGTATTTCCAGTTGCTGCCGCCCCAGCTGCTGCAGgcccagctgctgtgtgtccagctgctgcCGCCCCACCTGCTGCATTTCTAGCTGCTGCCGCCCCACCTGTTGCCAGACCACCTGCTGCAGGACCACCTGTTGCCGCCCAGCATGCTCTAGTGGTTCTTGCTGCTGA